From one Plasmodium chabaudi chabaudi strain AS genome assembly, chromosome: 4 genomic stretch:
- a CDS encoding replication protein A1, small fragment: MSENDLLFRISQITTYVSKWIIKAKVVNKSKLSTFKNNNSFFSIDITDVHGDSISCKFWGSSADKWFNNIELKKVYIFSKGRVSIANPKYNNVKHKYELTFNEDSEIHEVKDDGEIKIQKNISLVNLRDIKIATKETPFTADLIGIVKHICPPNNLKTKQGNDIVKQNIIIVDDTKHSFEISFWDSNVNLIEKDLKENEIYIFTNISIRNWNDMKNGTFGVTSSIEKVENLNDELKNKCLGISEWYNNNGKYEQFTNMKNILSNDVIQTPDKHYAVSDVNDVLGKISGTYTLVGRIKRIYWKSKENEHRFYYPACTKCKKKLLSSGQDNTQGMDYDNSNFNNDESCVYSCMNCDENDVKPFYNYTFNFLFMDFSGSITLRAFSDEGFNLLGKKAEELKGLDEDTLDYLFNYDFLYKEYKVVVRVSQKIYNGIERVNFTAMRIFPQKYSDISYLLNEIQLLIPSDNNTTKNNKRSLNDISHDTKKQKI, encoded by the exons ATGAGTGAAAACGA CCTCCTTTTTCGTATTAGCCAAATAACGACATATGTTAGCAAATGGATCATAAAAGCAAAAGTAGTTAACAAATCAAAACTCTCTACATTTAAGAACAACAACAGCTTTTTTAGCATAGACATAACTGATGTACATGGAGATTCAATTTCATGCAAATTTTGGGGAAGCTCAGCAGACAAATggtttaataatatagagttaaaaaaagtttatattttttccaaagGAAGAGTTTCGATTGCAAAcccaaaatataataatgtaaaacataaatatgaattaacATTTAATGAAGATAGTGAAATTCATGAAGTAAAAGATGATGGGGAAATCAAAATtcagaaaaatatttcactTGTAAATTTAagagatataaaaatagccaCAAAAGAAACACCATTTACCGCCGATTTAATTGGTATAGTTAAACATATATGCCCACcaaataatttgaaaacGAAACAAGGAAATGATATagttaaacaaaatataataattgttGATGATACAAAACATTCATTTGAAATATCTTTTTGGGACAGTAATGTAAATTTAATAGAAAAagatttaaaagaaaatgaaatatacatatttacaaatataagtATTCGAAATTGGAATGATATGAAAAATGGAACATTTGGTGTAACTAGTTCTATCGAAAAAGTAGAAAATCTAAATgacgaattaaaaaataaatgcttAGGTATTTCAGAAtggtataataataatggaaaatacGAGCAGTTTactaatatgaaaaatattttatcaaatgatGTTATTCAAACACCCGATAAACATTATGCGGTAAGTGATGTTAATGATGTATTGGGAAAAATATCTGGAACATATACATTAGTAGGTAGAATTAAACGAATATATTGGAAAAGCAAAGAAAATGAACATCGATTTTATTACCCTGCTTGTActaaatgtaaaaaaaaattattatcaagTGGACAAGATAATACTCAAGGCATGGATTACGACAATTCAAATTTCAATAATGACGAAAGTTGTGTATATTCATGTATGAATtgtgatgaaaatgatgtcaaaccattttataattatacattTAATTTCTTATTTATGGATTTCTCTGGTTCTATAACTTTAAGAGCCTTTTCTGATGAAggatttaatttattaggAAAAAAAGCTGAAGAATTAAAAGGATTAGATGAGGATACTTtagattatttatttaattatgatTTCTTATATAAGGAATATAAAGTTGTTGTTAGGGTAAgtcaaaaaatttataatggAATAGAAAGAGTGAACTTTACTGCTATGAGAATATTCccacaaaaatattcagATATCTCATATTTACTTAATGAAATACAATTACTCATACCAagtgataataatacaactaaaaataataagagaTCTCTAAATGACATTTCTCATgatacaaaaaaacaaaaaatataa
- a CDS encoding bacterial histone-like protein, putative, with protein sequence MHIILFFFCFMFEYVHSRQAFINVHKNNIINKKISTNSPYNKNALYQNSPKAPISQAVTKKQIIEEVSMETKESKKTVEKIMNGIFDNIYKHLENNEKIYIHKFGMYYNIFRKKRYIKNMRTKEDIEIESSHVPHFKFSKIFKDMIKTNIKAKKGEGYEEGTDFDEDDLDMDNINESFKENVNEKLVY encoded by the exons ATGCACATTATATTGTTCTTCTTCTGTTTTATGTTTGAATATGTCCACTCACGACAAGCTTTTATTAATGTTCATAAgaacaatattataaacaaaaaaataagtaccAACAGtccatataataaaaatgccTTGTATCAAAATTCTCCAAAGGCGCCTATTTCACAg gcAGTCACTAAGAAACAGATAATTGAAGAAGTTTCAATGGAAACAAaagaaagtaaaaaaacagTTGAAAAAATCATGAATGGaatatttgataatatatataaacatttagaaaataatgaaaaaatatatatccataaaTTTGGTATGTATTACAACAtttttcgaaaaaaaagatatattaaaaatatgagaaCCAAAGAAGACATTGAAATAGAAAGCAGTCATGTCCCACATTTTAAATTctcaaaaatattcaaagacatgataaaaacaaatattaaagCAAAAAAGGGAGAAGGATATGAAGAGGGAACTGATTTTGATGAAGATGATTTAGATATggataatattaatgaaagCTTTAAGGAAAATGTCAATGAAAAATTAGTTTACTAA
- a CDS encoding ubiquitin specific protease, putative: protein MIKSEHIPIDNINYNIKIEENDGDNKKPKRICELINCNDTNMINYTYKDLIPEGKAYEIPNINNFNNYNNEDDNIYDVNKSKKIMDILDINERARIQNTRHQSNYNYNHNICLEENNDVIMELINNETPKRGSFHSTVTRSQTYNNDKKEILTKSKLEISEVHSENSKNTILIKKMDQKSYTSQESILNALNKPKSGNISYEQPTISGKILENISQGNLRILGKKQNDQEVETNSLLNDKKDYSHIFKDYKADQILNVLNMITKEYIYTKSYYSDNYAEKLKQESNIKNSDLISYNDLDINNGQIQTKIIENEQDPKGNIIATNKTSNNSMAFLKPMSKNDKLIYMLLMKNLNMHTLQSINKNMFFLKRIQQYFYRKYINIKFPNDLDNYYYFINMEWFNKLKNFLFTDSGEFPGQITNYKLYINEGITIMDFEDITNIENFKSDLKEGRDYICINKYMWRFLYYTFKGGPCIKRNSNNIYDKIIPISNNDIPNNNIIYSLEFQYIDKLFSLFNYYHDSTINIENPSQSISQIKTKKYFADSYQDLLIYYKLANEDPNTTIHYSNQRENHFEKTNVDLIKRLPIQPNYSNTEFGFPKNNITNKTIIHNAYLNSDNQGGSPITEVANNNNFKGTQRKGSERANNSANQNNRSQNSTSQNSRNQNNTSQNNGGRNTSNQNNGDQNDDDKNRDDKNSDNQNRNNSDTSQSNSNDGSVRRKEIQTNIANKSKNGKSKYAANKVNNPEIGNMKRECSDGNNTKSTGTEYNVSANNNPLQKSGHFQGHKNLENKMNSQNRTLNRNNGTNQNCLAPQNPSSKKNSAAYHSSNGNDIYKSCEEYNNGATSSNGYVTTTETDSKGTTENILKNGLNKKKHQTDANSSSCTNMSSTNSSCSYNSDDDKPNKSNRKYSPGINKSISESNTNNAMNHPENKKIQKDEQINSLNKDIPPKKNAITYKSSCSSDSSNGDNSSSYQTKSSNSSNFSIRDQSSSNFNSDNYKTSKKSLMEEDIENEHISSIVNVEHPAGIVNYSTTCYVNVVLQCLSVFRIFIYTLHNYVTGKFKDSNASSDDSNSKNSSIVNKNFFTNSIPFNLFGNNNKNNNEHLLIALSNKLFELSKMHKSPKVIEINRFLNLLNQKYSYLFECNEQQDCHEFLLLVFDYIHNMMKIVDESVDKNNQIDYYLKKEQSIISDQFLGLIEEKITCSKCEYVNCVYQPIYNLSVNFFKKSTENNLNDNLIEYFKKEEVNSTCEKCKSTKMYKCSYVYKQPKILIVHLIRLLEDGSKIDKPIKFDISDFNIQNVLKKENDHFIEPPKNYDLCGVIVHRGLDSNYGHYICYTKRVHSNGKTVWYKFDDSSVRMVDIKEVASAKAYCLFYESK from the exons atgattaaAAGCGAACATATTCCaattgataatattaattataatataaaaattgaagaaaacgatggtgataataaaaaacctAAAAGGATATgtgaattaataaattgtaatgatacaaatatgattaattatacatataaagaTTTAATCCCTGAAGGAAAGGCATATGAAATCccaaatataaacaattttaacaactataataatgaagatgataatatttatgatgtaaataaaagcaaaaaaattatggacATACTCGATATAAATGAAAGGGCACGAATTCAAAATACTAGGCATCAATccaattataattataatcataatatctgtttagaagaaaataatgatgttATAATGGAATTAATTAACAATGAAACACCGAAGAGAGGATCATTTCATAGTACTGTTACCCGATCCcaaacatataataatgataaaaaagaaattttaaCTAAAAGTAAATTAGAAATATCAGAGGTACATTCggaaaattcaaaaaatactatattaataaaaaagatggATCAAAAGTCATACACAAGCCAAGAGAGCATATTAAATGCATTAAACAAACCCAAAAGTGGAAATATTAGTTATGAGCAACCAACCATAAGTGGTAAAatattagaaaatatttcacaAGGAAATCTCAGAATTTTGggtaaaaaacaaaatgatcAAGAAGTAGAAACTAATTCACTTTTAAATGACAAAAAGGATTattcacatatttttaaagattACAAAGCAGATCAAATCTTAAATGTATTGAATATGATTactaaagaatatatatatacaaaaagcTATTATTCAGATAATTATGCCGAGAAACTAAAGCAAGAatcaaatataaagaatagCGATTTAATAAGTTATAATGATCTAGATATAAACAATGGGCAAATACAAACAAAGATCATAGAAAATGAACAGGACCCTAAGGGAAATATTATCGCTACCAATAAAACCAGTAATAATAGCATGGCGTTTTTAAAACCGATGAGCAAAAATGacaaattaatatacatgttacttatgaaaaatttaaatatgcatacttTACAaagtattaataaaaatatgttttttttaaaaaggatacaacaatatttctatagaaaatatattaatattaaatttccAAATGATTTggataattattattattttataaatatggaatGGTTTAATaaacttaaaaattttttgtttactGATTCTGGAGAATTCCCAGGTCAAAtcacaaattataaattatatatcaatGAAGGCATTACTATAATGGATTTTGAAGATATCACAAATAtcgaaaattttaaatcaGATTTAAAAGAAGGTAGagattatatatgtattaacaaatatatgtgGAGGTtcttatattatacatttaaAGGTGGCCCATGTATTAAAcgaaatagtaataatatatatgataaaattatacccatatcaaataatgatatacctaataataatattatttattcattagAATTCCAATACAtagataaattattttcattatttaattactATCATGATAGtactataaatatagaaaatccTTCACAAAGCATAAgtcaaataaaaacaaaaaaatactttGCTGATTCTTATCAAGaccttttaatatattataaattagcAAATGAAGATCCCAATACAACTATTCATTATAGTAATCAAAGAGAAAatcattttgaaaaaacaaatgttGATTTAATCAAAAGGCTACCCATTCAACcaaattattcaaataCAGAGTTCGGCtttccaaaaaataatataaccAATAAGACTATCATCCATAATGCCTACTTAAATTCGGATAATCAAGGTGGATCACCTATCACAGAGGtagcaaataataataatttcaaAGGCACTCAAAGAAAGGGTTCCGAAAGAGCTAATAATAGTGCTAACCAAAATAATCGCAGTCAAAATAGTACTAGCCAAAATAGCCGCAATCAAAATAACACTAGCCAAAATAATGGCGGTCGAAATACCTCTAACCAAAATAACGGCGATCAAAATGACGATGATAAAAATCgagatgataaaaatagtgataatcaaaatagaaataatagTGACACGAGCCAATCCAACAGTAATGATGGAAGCGTAAGAAGAAAGGAGATACAAACCAATATTGCgaataaaagtaaaaatggtaaatcaaaatatgcTGCAAACAAAGTTAATAATCCTGAAATTGGTAATATGAAAAGAGAATGCTCTGATGGAAATAACACCAAAAGTACTGGCACAGAATATAATGTCAGTGCTAATAATAATCCCCTTCAAAAAAGTGGACATTTTCAAGGTCATAAAAAtctagaaaataaaatgaattcCCAGAATAGAACAttaaatagaaataatGGTACTAATCAAAATTGCTTGGCACCTCAGAATCCatcatcaaaaaaaaattcggCTGCTTACCATTCATCAAATGGAaatgatatttataaatcttgtgaagaatataataatggtGCTACATCAAGTAATGGATATGTTACTACAACTGAAACAGATTCTAAAGGAACGacagaaaatattttgaaaaatggtctcaataaaaaaaaacatcaaACTGACGCAAACAGTAGTAGCTGTACGAATATGAGCAGTACCAATAGCAGCTGTAGTTATAACAGTGATGATGATAAACCTAATAAAAGTAACAGAAAATATTCTCCaggtataaataaaagtattaGTGAAAGCAACACTAATAATGCCATGAATCATcctgaaaataaaaaaatacaaaaagaTGAACAAATTAATAGTTTGAATAAAGATATACCCCCAAAAAAGAATGCAATAACCTACAAGAGCAGTTGCTCTAGTGACAGCAGTAATGGTGACAATAGCAGTAGCTATCAAACAAAAAGCAGCAATAGTAGCAATTTTAGTATACGTGATCAAAGTTCTTCTAATTTTAATAgtgataattataaaacaagTAAGAAAAGTTTAATGGAAGAagatatagaaaatgaacATATAAGTAGTATAGTAAATGTAGAACATCCAGCGGGTATTGTAAATTATTCTACTACTTGCTACGTTAATGTAGTTTTGCAATGCTTATCAGTTTTccgaatatttatatatacattacaCAATTATGTAACGGGTAAATTTAAAGATTCCAATGCATCAAGTGATGACAGtaatagtaaaaatagCTCAATTGTTAACAAAAacttttttacaaattctataccttttaatttatttggaaataataataaaaataataatgaacatTTACTTATAGCACTTtcaaacaaattatttgaGTTAAGTAAAATGCATAAATCTCCCAAAGTAATAGAAATTAATagatttttaaatttattaaatcaaaaatattcttatttatttgaatgtAATGAACAACAAGATTGTCATGAGTTCCTTTTATTAGTTTTtgattatattcataacatgatgaaaatagttGATGAATCagttgataaaaataatcaaatcGATTATTATCTAAAAAAAGAACAATCAATTATATCAGATCAATTCTTAGGTTtaattgaagaaaaaattacatgTTCCAAATGTGAATACGTCAATTGTGTATATCAGcctatttataatttaagtgttaatttttttaaaaaaagtacagaaaataatttaaatgataatcttattgaatattttaaaaaagaagaagTTAATTCTACTTGTGAAAAGTGTAAATCaacaaaaatgtataaatgcTCTTATGTATACAAACAACCAAAAATTCTAATTGTTCATTTAATTCGATTGTTAGAAGATGGATCGAAAATAGACAAGCCTATCAAATTTGATATCTCAGATTTTAACATCCAAAATGTATTAAAGAAGGAAAACGATCATTTTATTGAACCACCCAAAAATTATGACTTATGTGGTGTTATTGTTCATAGGGGACTTGATTCAAATTATGGTCactatatatgttataCTAAAAGAGTACACTCTAATGGAAAGACAGtg TGGTACAAATTTGATGACAGTTCAGTGCGAATGGTCGATATTAAAGAAGTGGCATCAGCCAAAGCCTATTGTCTTTTTTACGAAagcaaataa
- a CDS encoding prefoldin subunit 4, putative, protein MADVKDSKYDLGLDMTIDDQKKIGKFTNLHYKQSLYQQKIKLMKEKISNIDSAIDEVSLVFDPNDVMLGIGDCFFSFDTEYVEESLEKSKNEEKMNLNKLECEYKNITDEKQKLKTELYAKFGNRIDLN, encoded by the exons atggCTGATGTTAAAGattcaaaatatgattTAGGTTTAGATATGACCATAGATGATCAAAAGAAAATCGGAAAATTCACAAATTTGCATTATAAGCAGTCCCTATatcaacaaaaaataaaattaatgaaagaaaaaatttcaAACATTGATTCTGCTATAGACGAAGTTTCGCTTGTATTCGATCCAAATGATGTTATGTTAGGCATAg GTGACTGCTTTTTCAGCTTTGACACAGAATATGTGGAAGAAAGTTTAGAAAAATccaaaaatgaagaaaaaatgaatttaaataaattagaatgtgaatacaaaaatataaccgatgaaaaacaaaaattaaaaacggAGTTATATGCAAAATTTGGAAACAGAATTGACCTTAATTAA
- a CDS encoding signal peptidase complex subunit 3, putative — MDTLLNRINIIFYSMALCLVTLCLFNYGSSFYLFDENNIVTNVKVKSVKRLVYNKYINGDEAVLSLDLSYDMTKAFNWNLKQLFVYVLVTYETPEKAENEVIVQDYIINNPDDAIRADKNFITKYSLKDYYNGLRSNLINVQVCYKYMPIIGISRTYHGAKTSYMMPDEYFDTMPAKYPLYYPDK, encoded by the coding sequence atggatacCCTTCTAAatagaataaatataattttttattcgaTGGCATTATGTTTAGTTACCCTATgtctttttaattatggatcatcattttatttatttgatgaaaataatatagtaaCTAATGTAAAAGTGAAAAGTGTAAAAAGATTagtttataataaatatataaatggtGATGAAGCAGTTTTATCTTTAGATTTATCATATGATATGACAAAAGCATTTAATTGGAATTTAAAACAgttatttgtatatgttTTAGTAACATATGAAACTCCTGAAAAGGCAGAAAATGAAGTTATTGTACAAGactatattataaataaccCCGATGATGCAATAAGAGcagataaaaattttattacaaaatattccCTTAAAGATTATTATAATGGATTAAGAagtaatttaataaatgtacaagtatgttataaatatatgccgATAATCGGAATATCACGAACTTATCACGGGGCCAAAACGTCGTATATGATGCCTGATGAGTATTTTGACACTATGCCAGCTAAATATCCATTATATTACCCTGACAAATAG
- a CDS encoding PH domain-containing protein, putative has protein sequence MNLFHFILPICFLHVCVVISSPLFFNKNLDKWTKELIQVSKNEFKNLKEMKELVNRKYCGESLKHLAGLVLDKSDKDAKLIIEGSIESNRLIFKLGNIKEKEINIKDIILPIETLSHKCINIRQINENKDSTVLCLANKVLRNFWINSITDAALCKITKTKGKLPEYNDSIQSEEENTSENNDLKDNDEEQEDDQKIRENTEIDAETKKKNQIKKKLLNEEFEDDEENQEKGLQLRISKSKLGYPKVKINGENIDEIKERAEKETNQMEKSQKDQPDDNEENDSDM, from the exons atgaatttatttcaCTTTATTTTGCCAATTTGCTTTCTTCACGTTTGTGTAGTCATAAGTTcacctttattttttaataaaaatttagataAATGGACTAAAGAGCTTATTCAagtttcaaaaaatgaatttaaaaacttAAAAGAGATGAAAGAACTTGTTAACAGAAAATATTGTGGTGAATCCCTTAAACATTTAGCGGGATTAGTTTTAGATAAATCAGACAAAGACGCAAAACTAATCATCGAAGGCTCGATAGAATCAAATagattaatttttaaattaggAAATAtcaaagaaaaagaaataaatatcaaGGACATTATTTTACCAATTGAAACATTATCAcataaatgtataaatatcaGACAAAtcaatgaaaataaagattcTACAGTTCTATGCTTAGCTAATAAAGTTCTTAGAAACTTTTGGATAAATTCAATAACAGATGCGGctttatgtaaaataacaaaaactAAAGGAAAATTACCTGAGTATAATGATTCGATACAATCAGAGGAAGAAAACACTTCAGAAAATAACGACCTAAAGGATAATGATGAAGAACAAGAAGATGACCAAAAAATACGAGAAAATACAGAAATCGATGCAGagaccaaaaaaaaaaatcaaataaaaaaaaaattacttaACGAAGAATTTGAagatgatgaagaaaatcAAGAAAAGGGGTTACAATTGAGAATATCCAAAAGTAAATTGGGTTATCCTaaagtaaaaattaatgGTGAAAACATTGACGAGATTAAGGAAAG ggctgaaaaagaaacaaatcAAATGGAAAAGTCACAAAAAGATCAACCTGATGACAATGAAGAAAACGATAGCGATATGTAG